The genomic segment AAGGGGCCGTTGTGTCGGCGGTCTATGGGATCCTTGCTTTTGTGGACGTTCCCATCGTCTACTTCTCCATCCGGTGGTGGCGTGGGATTCACCCCATAGTCATCAGGAAAGGCCATATCGGCCTGGCGGCCGGCATGGTGCCGCCGCTTCTGATCAGCATCACCGGGTTCATTCTTCTCTCACTGGCTCTGCTGCGTGAGCGCGCGGCGATCGAGAGAATATCCAGGGATATTGAAACTTTGTCGCGGAGGATTATCCATGAGTAAAATCGGTTATCTCACAATAGCATATACTGTAATCTGGGCTGCTGTCCTGTTTTATCTGTTACGGCTCGGTGTCATGAGGAGAAATCTCGAGAAAAAGCTGTCAAGTGTCGAGGAACGATTGAAGGGTCGGGAACAGGATTGATGAAGCGCGTTTTTGTTGCTGTTTTGCTGATCGGCGGTCTCTTTTCTCTAGCGGCCTGCGACAGAAGCGGCAAGGAGGATAAGACCCAGGCCCCAAGTGGCGGGGCTATCAATTTTACCCTTCCTTCCGTGGATGGCAGTATCGTCAACTTTTCAGATTACCGGGGCAAAGTTGTCCTGGTGGATTTCTGGGCGACATGGTGCCCCCCGTG from the Deltaproteobacteria bacterium genome contains:
- a CDS encoding CcmD family protein, giving the protein MSKIGYLTIAYTVIWAAVLFYLLRLGVMRRNLEKKLSSVEERLKGREQD